AGGGGCAGGTGCGGATCAACGGCTTCCCAGCGGCTCAGGCTCGCATTCGCGCCGGACGGATCCGCAACGGACGCTGGCAGACGCTCGCCACCCGCCAGCCTCAGCAGACGGAGCAGCTGTTGATCATTCCCGCGGAAGAGGCTCTGGCATTCGCGTTGATGATTATCGCTCCGGAAGAGAACCTGGACGAGGCGGGCCGGCAGGTGGAGCAGCGGCTCCTTCCGCAGGCGAAGGCGCCCGCTCAGCCCGCCAGGCGGTAGGCCACGCTCGGGGCAGCCTCGATACCGCCCGGCCCGCCCCGGCGGGCGAGGGACAGCACCCAGTCGGCTGCCTCCAGTAGGGTCTGCGGAGTGCTCTCTCCCGTATCCGATGCGGCCACCACGCCGAAGCATGCCGTCGGGTGCAGATGGCCGAGCGCCGTCTCCACGCTGACGTCCCGGACGGTCTGGGACAACTTCTCCGCCGCCACGTAGGCCCCGATCAGGTCGGTCTCCGGCAACAGCAAGGCGAACTGGGAGTAGCTCATCCGCGCCACGACGTCGGTACGGCGCGTATGCTTGCGAAGCGCCCACCCGATCATCGCCAGAAGCCTGCCGGTCACCTCATCCCCGTACTGAGCGCGCAGATCTTCCACCCCGTCCACCTCGCACTTGACGACCGCCAGCGAGCGATGGTAACGCGCGGCGCGGTAGAGCTCCAGGCTGAGCTGACGGTGGAAGGCCTCGGGAGTCTCGGCGCCGGTGACAGCCTGCTCCTCGTCCGTCTCGCATTCCTCCTCAAGGAGCACCAGCAACCTGTTCTCACCGGGCCATATCTGCACAGCGCAGGGACGCAGCAGGCCGTCCAAAGAGAGGACACTCAAGCGGATCTCCACCCGGCCACCCAGACAGGCCTCCTGGATCGCCTCCAGGAACGGCTCCCGGAAGGAAGGAGCCACGATGTCCTCCAGCCGCCGGCCTGCAAAAGAGTCGCCCGGCACGCCCGCCAGAGCGGCAAGTGCGGGGTTTGCGCCTGTCACAGCACCCTCGCGGTCAAGCACCGCCACCGCCGTGCGAGTGCGTCCCAGTAAGTAGGCCAGAAGCTCCTGACAGTATTCTGAAAGCTGTTCGGTCATCCGTTGCCCGTCCCCGCCATGGATGCGATCGGCCTGAACGAGGCAGGCCAGCTTCGCACCCTATACGGCATGTTTTCGGCACGCGAACCGGGTCAGCGGAGGGCGTTTTTCAGCAGCGATGCACGTACCCGCGCCCTTTGATACCCGGGAAACCGCCTCGCCATGGACGAACTGACAGCGAAGCCCCACGGTCTGCGGCGCACCGGGGAGACGTGCGCGCCGGCGGTCCTTTCTGTTTGCGGATGCGAATCGTTCGGACGGATCCGCATCACCACTAGGCAGAGGACCATAGCCGCCGCGGCCCACAGGCGCGGGTCCGAAAGGGGATGCTGCGGCACTCCGGGATCCCCACCGCTGCGGGAGGCCACCCACTCACGGTATTCGGCAGGATAACGGAAGGTTGCGGCTGCGGCCCCTGCGGCTGTTCCTTGAAGAGCCTGCTCCAATGCCGGAGCGCCAGTCCTGCCCGCCGCATCGGATAGAAGGAGGACCAGATCCTTCAGCATCCGGCGGCGCTCATCTGGCGCGCTGCGCGCGGCCGTCTCGATGAGGAACGAGACCGCACCTGCAGATGCGAAGTAGCGGTGAGCGAGAGTGGGATCCGCCCCCGGCCGAGATGAGATCAGAGACACGCTCCGTCCGGTGGCGCGGACAGCGGGGAGGGTCCCTCCGGCCAAGGCACGCTCCATTCTGTTGGTCCGCCCAGGCGCGGCTGCCATCTCCAGTCCGTTGTCCGCCGGCGGCGGATCATCAGGGCTCCACTGGTGGAGGTCCAGCACCATGTGAGGCGCCCACCGCGAAAATGCCTGCTTCACCGCCCTGGTCTCGGGCTGGATCCGCGCGCGCCAGTCACGGTTGATGTCGGCGCCAGCGCTGTTGGACCGCCGGCCCTCCTGCAGGCCGTCGGGATTGGCCACGGGAACAATGACCCACAGCACATCCTCCAGCCCGACGAGGCCGCCGTAGCCCTTCCGCAGAGAGGGTGTCAGGAGTTCAGAAGGATCCCTGCCGGACGCGCAGTGGCGGATGATGTCCGAGATGGCCTCCACGCTGGCGGGCTCATCCCCGTGCTGGGCGCAGATGATCAGCACCCGGACCGGTGGAAGTGAAGGACGGCCTGTGGGGCTCAGGACCACCAGCGGGATGTTCCGTCCCTCAAGGCTGCGGCCTGCGCTGTAGACCCGCACGGAGCCGCTCGCGCGCGCTTCCCGTAGGGACTGTTGCAGCTTGAGAAGCGGAGCGGAAGGAGGCGCGGAAAGCTCTTCCACGCGCACCTGGACGGCCTGGGCGGGCAGGGACAGAGCCAGAGCTGACGCCGCGCTAAGTGCTCTGATCCAGAAACCGGGCACCGGCCGCCTCCTCACGACCTCCACAGGCCCGCCCCAGCCGACGCGCGGTCCGGGCCCGGCTCAGCTCCGCCCCCAGAGCCTCCAGCCGCTCCGCCATCATCGCCGCCCACCGACTGTCCAGGTCGGCCGCCTGACCGCTGAGCTCCAGGCACCGCTGCCGCTCTCGTTGGAAAGCCCCGTCCGGATCCGGAGTTGTCTGAGCTCCCTGCACGACCGAGGCCAACTCTCCGATGAGCGGCATCAGCTGCTCGCGGCGGTCCAGGATGGAACTGATGGCGCTCGCATCGTCAGGGGACAAAGTGAGAGCCGTGCGCGTGAGCCTGACCCATTCATCCAGCAGCGCATTCAGGCGCTCCAGCGAGCCGGCTACATCCGGTGGCGGGCCGGAGAGGGCCATCAGGCCGCCTCCTGAAGCTCCACCGGAGACAGCGCAAGCCTTTCCGCGCGGCTGCGCCGCTCCGCCTCCTGCCATGCGTCGCGAAGTCCCTCGATTTCGGCGCGGACCTCTCGCAGTATCTCCAGATCACCCTTGATGTTCGCCTCCGCCAGGCGCAGGTAGTACCAGTCGTAGAGCGCGGAGAGGTTCCGCGCGATCCCTCTATCCACCGAAGGATCCAGACTGGCCGCCAGGACGGAGAGGATGTTCTGTACGCGCTGGATGGAGGAGTTCTGACGATCGTGGTCAGTGCTCTGGACGGCATCCTCCGCATCGCGCAGGAACCGTACCATCCCATCATAGGCCATCACTACCAAGTGCTCGGGGCCGGCCGTGGCCCCCTCGTTCACCGCATACTGCTGATAACCCCGCACTCCGCTCACCAGCGCGCCCCCCTGCTATGCTACCTGTTGTTCCGGGACGCTGTCAGGCCGGACATCGCCTGCATCAGATACTGCGACTGGCTCTGCAAGCGACTGAGGCTGGCCTCCATTGCGGCAAACTGCGCCCGAAGACGTTCTTCCATAGTGGCCAGCCGGTCCACCATACGGTTCATCTCTTCATTCAGAGCGTCTATGCGCGTCTGGACACCCTGCTGGAGACCGGTTAGCACTCCGGTGCTGGGGTCCGTCAGGCGCTCCAGAGTATCCGTCAGAGCGGCAGCCACACCTCGCGAGTACGTCACAAAGCCTTTGTCACCCGTGGTTAACGAGTTGACCAAAATGGAAAGCCCATCGGTGGTGGCATTACCCGCGTTGCCGGTCAAAATCTTGCCGTTACCGGTTGCAGGCTCGCCGTTGATGGTGCCTTCCACGTCCAGGCCCTGCGCGCCCGTCCCGGAGCCGGTCTCCCCTTCTGGATTCGTTCCTGTGACGTTCACCGTTCCCAGCCCTGTGGAGCCGGAGGTATACGCGCTGACGCTGCTGTAAGCGCTCACTACCGAACGCGATCCGAATCCCACGCTTTTTAGCGTCAGATAGTTGCCCGTGCCGGTACCGTCCGACTGCGTGGCGGAGGCCAGCACTCCCGTCGAGTCCTTCGAGGCGTTGATAGCAGCCACCACCTGCTCCAGAGTCATTCCGGCGGTCAGATTGATGGCCACGCCATTGATGGTGATCGTTTCCGCTTGCTGAAGCGGACCGGACATCTCAGCACCGGCGGTCACACGGGTCTGGGTGGCCAGACGGGTGATCTCCACGGCCCAACCCGAGCCAGTGGACTCTTTCGTGGCTCCTGTGGCCGACAGAAACTGGATCGAAGGGTCGGTCGAGCTTCCCGAGCGGGTAAACAGCGCGCTCACGGCGGAAGGGTCTGATTCCAGCTTCGCCCGCAGTTCCGCTTCGTTCACGCTCAGCTTACCGTTGCTGGCCAGACGCACGCCCACACTGCTCAGTGCGGATACAGCCGGCTGGAGGCCGCTGACGCTGCGGACCAGAATACTGGCGAGATCCGACGTGATGCTCTGCAGACCGAACTCGCCCAGCAGCGGACCGCCCTGCTTCTGCTCCACGTCGTAGCTGGCGACCTCTTTGACGTAGTCCACGAAATCGTTGTAGGCCTTGACCAGATCCTGGACCTTCTGCACGATGGCGTTGTTGTCCCGGGCGACGGTCAACGTGAACTCGGAGGCTGAGACACCCTTCACATTGAGGGTGATGCCGGGAAGCGCAGTGCTGATGGTGTTCGTGGAGCTCTCCACCACGATCGGGGTGCCGCCTGCGCCTATCTGCACTCTTGCGTTGGACGCCGCGGTCACCACGCTGTCCGGGCCGGTGAAGGAAAGCCCCGTCCCGCCCGTAAGACTGGTATCAATCTCGATCGCCCCCGCGGTCCCGGTCGTCTTGCTGGTGATGAGCAGCCGGTAAGGAGTTGAGCCGGAGCCGTCATTGACGATGCTCGCGAAGACGTCCGCTCCGGACGCGTTGATGGCGTCCCGGACGGCCTCCAGGTGCCCCGCTCCCTCCGGGATGTAGACATACGTGGCGGTGCCGGTGGCTGTGTTCGTGATGGTGATGGAACCTGTCCCGACGCTCGTCGTCGTGGTGTCTGCGAAACGCTGGTCGGAGCCCAGCTGGTGAGCCCGCGCCACGCTCAAGACCTTCAGGGTATACGTGCCGGCCGGA
The sequence above is drawn from the Armatimonadota bacterium genome and encodes:
- the fliS gene encoding flagellar protein FliS; the encoded protein is MSGVRGYQQYAVNEGATAGPEHLVVMAYDGMVRFLRDAEDAVQSTDHDRQNSSIQRVQNILSVLAASLDPSVDRGIARNLSALYDWYYLRLAEANIKGDLEILREVRAEIEGLRDAWQEAERRSRAERLALSPVELQEAA